In a single window of the Procambarus clarkii isolate CNS0578487 chromosome 51, FALCON_Pclarkii_2.0, whole genome shotgun sequence genome:
- the LOC138351806 gene encoding trichohyalin-like → MQIHECTKKRKRNHEIIKIIQKNNEVARKRDHSRVERDNLRMERDNLRMERDNSRVERDNSRVERDNSRAERDNSRVERDNLRAERDNSRVERDNSRAERDNSRVERDNSRAERDNLRMERDNSRVERDNSRVERDNSRAERDNSRVERDNLRAERDNSRVERDNLRAERNNLRMERDNSRAKRDNSRAKRDNSRVERDHLRDKEMKRKQDQKTR, encoded by the coding sequence ATGCAAATACACGAATGCACGAAGAAAAGGAAGAGAAATCATGAGATAATCAAGATTATTCAAAAGAATAATGAAGTCGCGAGGAAACGAGATCATTCACGAGTGGAACGAGATAATTTACGAATGGAACGAGATAATTTACGAATGGAACGAGATAATTCACGAGTGGAACGAGATAATTCACGAGTGGAACGAGATAATTCACGAGCAGAACGAGATAATTCACGAGTGGAACGAGATAATTTACGAGCAGAACGAGATAATTCACGAGTGGAACGAGATAATTCACGAGCAGAACGAGATAATTCACGAGTGGAACGAGATAATTCACGAGCAGAACGAGATAATTTACGAATGGAACGAGATAATTCACGAGTGGAACGAGATAATTCACGAGTGGAACGAGATAATTCACGAGCAGAACGAGATAATTCACGAGTGGAACGAGATAATTTACGAGCAGAACGAGATAATTCACGAGTGGAACGAGATAATTTACGAGCAGAACGAAATAATTTACGAATGGAACGAGATAATTCACGAGCAAAACGAGATAATTCACGAGCAAAACGAGATAATTCACGAGTGGAACGAGATCATTTAAGAGATAAAGAAATGAAGAGAAAACAAGATCAAAAGACAAGATAA